One region of Jonesiaceae bacterium BS-20 genomic DNA includes:
- the ilvD gene encoding dihydroxy-acid dehydratase — protein sequence MPELRSRTVTHGRNMAGARALLRAAGVDAKDFGKPIIAVANSFTEFVPGHTHLQPVGRIVSEAIKEAGGIPREFNTIAVDDGIAMGHAGMLYSLPSRDIIADSVEYMVEAHCADALICISNCDKITPGMLNAALRLNIPTVFISGGPMEGGTATLVDGKVVTRINLITAMSGAVDEKISDEDLKRIEDSACPTCGSCSGMFTANSMNCLTEALGLALPGNGSVLATHTARKELYEDAGRAIVDITKRFYEDDDYSVLPRSIATYEAFQNAMTLDIAMGGSTNTILHLLAAAQEAELDFDLEDIDALSRKVPCLSKLAPNGNYLMEDVHRAGGIPAFMGELNRAGLLNSNVTTVHSASFQDWLDDWDIRGGKATEKATELFYAAPGCVRSATAFSQSERWAELDRDAEKGCIRSVEHAYSVDGGLAVLKGNIAIDGAVVKTAGVDESIWTFSGPAVVVESQEDAVEAILSKRVGAGDVVVVRYEGPKGGPGMQEMLYPTSFLKGLGLGDKCALITDGRFSGGTSGLSIGHVSPEAASGGAIALIEDGDIIDIDIPTRGLSLRVDDETLAARRAALEASGGYKPKSRDRKVSAALKAYAAMATSADKGAVRDISMLG from the coding sequence ATGCCAGAATTACGTTCACGTACGGTAACCCACGGTAGAAATATGGCCGGCGCTCGTGCGCTTTTGCGCGCAGCGGGAGTCGACGCTAAAGACTTTGGCAAACCAATTATTGCAGTTGCAAACTCATTTACTGAGTTTGTGCCGGGACACACACACCTCCAACCGGTGGGACGCATTGTTTCCGAAGCAATTAAGGAAGCCGGCGGAATTCCACGCGAGTTCAACACCATCGCGGTTGATGACGGCATTGCCATGGGCCACGCGGGAATGCTCTACTCCCTGCCCTCACGCGACATCATTGCCGACTCGGTTGAGTACATGGTTGAGGCCCACTGCGCGGACGCCCTGATCTGTATTTCCAACTGTGACAAGATCACCCCGGGCATGCTGAACGCCGCCCTGCGCCTCAACATCCCCACCGTGTTTATTTCCGGTGGACCAATGGAGGGTGGCACCGCAACGCTCGTTGACGGCAAGGTGGTTACCCGCATTAACCTCATCACGGCAATGTCCGGTGCGGTTGACGAGAAGATCTCCGATGAAGACCTCAAGCGCATTGAAGATTCCGCCTGCCCAACCTGTGGCTCATGCTCCGGAATGTTCACCGCCAACTCCATGAACTGCCTGACCGAGGCTCTTGGCCTGGCGCTGCCGGGTAACGGATCGGTTCTGGCGACCCACACCGCACGCAAGGAACTGTATGAAGATGCAGGCCGCGCGATCGTGGACATCACCAAGCGGTTCTACGAGGACGATGACTACTCGGTTCTGCCACGGTCAATCGCTACCTACGAGGCATTCCAGAACGCGATGACCCTGGACATTGCCATGGGTGGATCGACCAACACGATCCTGCACCTGCTCGCAGCGGCCCAAGAGGCCGAGCTCGACTTTGACCTCGAAGACATTGACGCGCTGTCCCGCAAGGTACCGTGCCTATCTAAGTTGGCACCTAACGGTAATTACCTCATGGAAGACGTGCACCGCGCCGGTGGCATCCCAGCATTTATGGGAGAACTCAACCGTGCTGGCTTGCTCAATTCAAATGTGACCACCGTGCACTCAGCCTCTTTCCAAGACTGGCTCGATGACTGGGACATTCGCGGTGGCAAGGCTACCGAGAAGGCCACCGAACTGTTCTACGCAGCCCCCGGTTGCGTCCGCTCGGCTACGGCCTTCTCCCAGTCCGAGCGTTGGGCCGAGCTTGACCGCGACGCAGAAAAGGGTTGCATCCGTTCCGTTGAACACGCCTACTCGGTTGACGGTGGGCTCGCAGTCCTCAAGGGCAATATTGCCATTGACGGCGCGGTTGTAAAGACCGCTGGCGTGGATGAAAGCATCTGGACGTTCTCCGGACCAGCCGTTGTGGTTGAGTCCCAAGAAGACGCCGTCGAGGCCATTCTCAGCAAGCGGGTTGGCGCCGGCGACGTTGTGGTTGTGCGCTACGAAGGCCCCAAGGGCGGACCGGGTATGCAAGAGATGCTCTACCCAACCTCATTCCTCAAGGGCCTTGGACTTGGAGACAAGTGCGCGCTCATCACGGATGGTCGTTTCTCCGGCGGAACCTCAGGGCTTTCCATAGGTCACGTATCCCCGGAGGCAGCTTCCGGCGGTGCCATAGCGCTGATCGAAGACGGCGACATCATCGACATCGATATTCCTACTCGCGGCTTGTCGCTCCGAGTGGATGATGAGACCCTGGCAGCACGCCGTGCCGCGCTTGAGGCATCGGGCGGATACAAGCCAAAGTCCCGCGATCGCAAGGTCTCTGCCGCTCTCAAGGCTTATGCGGCAATGGCCACCTCCGCTGACAAGGGCGCGGTACGCGACATCAGCATGCTTGGCTAG
- a CDS encoding ABC transporter permease: MTVIVGALIEAWDELRIHKLRVLLSLIGVAVAVAAMTSVMAIGQMFAQANSEMMERWNGREVTLTVSVDAPTPEKQLELLTAMKEFGQAFNVAYSTRSSSTWANVQTDAGEIGAQIDLVDPSYRVVKNLDVLAGSWFGEGDTQRLAPAIVVNEAFLKATQTPLDLSTQPNAELMETTNSHPLVIIGVMPTEWEGEEPRMWMLLDSYLGTMSPQYIQQQGLWAQLELWLGPDQLEAAQQAAESFFRPYVDPEYGMVNMWDNSNYGAEQDTFSETFQLIVLGVGTIILGIGALSLINISLVTVQQRIREIGIRRAFGATTGRVFFSIMMESVLATFIAGFVGVAFAVFIVGQFPVVEMMLGNEIKNPPSFPMSAAIIGLVVATIIGAISGLIPGIVATKIKPIEAMRASG; this comes from the coding sequence ATGACCGTCATTGTTGGCGCGCTGATCGAGGCTTGGGATGAGCTCCGTATCCATAAGTTGCGCGTGCTACTTTCCTTGATCGGAGTCGCTGTTGCGGTTGCCGCCATGACCTCGGTCATGGCCATCGGGCAGATGTTTGCACAGGCCAACTCCGAGATGATGGAACGCTGGAACGGCCGCGAGGTAACCCTGACCGTTTCCGTGGATGCCCCCACCCCGGAAAAACAGTTGGAACTACTGACAGCTATGAAGGAGTTTGGCCAAGCCTTCAACGTCGCTTACAGCACACGTTCATCTTCTACGTGGGCTAACGTGCAAACAGATGCAGGTGAAATTGGGGCGCAGATCGACTTGGTCGACCCAAGTTATCGGGTGGTGAAGAACCTTGATGTCCTGGCTGGCTCATGGTTTGGCGAGGGTGACACACAGCGCCTCGCGCCAGCGATTGTAGTCAACGAGGCTTTCCTCAAGGCAACTCAAACACCCCTGGATCTATCGACACAACCAAACGCCGAGCTGATGGAGACAACCAACTCTCACCCACTGGTCATCATTGGAGTCATGCCAACCGAGTGGGAGGGTGAGGAACCCCGGATGTGGATGCTCTTAGACTCCTACCTTGGGACCATGTCACCCCAGTACATTCAGCAGCAAGGCCTGTGGGCACAACTAGAGCTCTGGCTTGGTCCGGATCAGTTGGAGGCAGCCCAGCAAGCCGCCGAGTCCTTCTTCCGGCCCTACGTTGATCCCGAATATGGGATGGTAAACATGTGGGACAACTCCAACTACGGTGCTGAGCAAGACACCTTCAGCGAGACTTTCCAACTCATTGTTTTGGGAGTAGGAACCATCATCCTTGGTATTGGCGCTCTGTCATTGATTAACATCTCCCTGGTGACCGTCCAACAGCGGATCCGTGAGATTGGTATTCGCCGTGCCTTTGGCGCGACCACGGGGCGGGTATTCTTCTCGATCATGATGGAATCCGTTCTAGCTACGTTCATTGCCGGATTCGTTGGGGTTGCTTTCGCCGTCTTCATTGTGGGACAGTTCCCCGTCGTCGAGATGATGCTGGGTAATGAAATCAAGAATCCTCCATCATTCCCCATGAGTGCGGCGATAATCGGGCTCGTGGTTGCCACCATTATTGGAGCAATTTCAGGTTTGATTCCGGGAATTGTAGCAACCAAAATCAAGCCGATCGAGGCGATGCGTGCAAGCGGCTGA
- a CDS encoding 50S ribosomal protein L25 yields the protein MADVKLVAEQRTKFGKGAARSARRDGNVPAVIYSRGGEATHILIDGHQAFLTILKDLRSLIEIDLNGEKHTVIIKSVQRDAVGRVLEHIDFLAVVKGERAANDIPVVIIGEPAAGTQSQLELTTVSVEADVAALPEHVEIDITGIAAGTNLTLGDIKLPEGQVFLTDLDLVVLIVSEATSSAEEDEAEAPAAE from the coding sequence ATGGCTGATGTAAAGCTAGTTGCTGAGCAGCGCACCAAGTTCGGTAAGGGCGCAGCCCGTTCCGCACGTCGCGACGGTAACGTTCCTGCTGTTATCTACTCACGCGGTGGCGAAGCTACCCACATCCTGATCGATGGCCACCAGGCATTCTTGACCATCCTCAAGGACCTGCGTTCCCTGATCGAGATTGACCTTAACGGTGAGAAGCACACCGTTATTATCAAGTCTGTTCAGCGTGACGCCGTTGGCCGTGTCCTCGAGCACATCGACTTCCTTGCCGTTGTTAAGGGCGAGCGTGCAGCTAACGACATTCCTGTTGTCATCATCGGAGAGCCTGCTGCTGGAACCCAGTCCCAGCTTGAGCTCACCACTGTTTCTGTTGAGGCAGACGTTGCTGCACTTCCTGAGCACGTTGAGATCGACATCACTGGCATTGCTGCTGGTACCAACCTGACCCTTGGCGACATCAAACTTCCAGAGGGCCAGGTCTTCTTGACCGACCTCGACCTGGTTGTCCTGATCGTTTCAGAGGCAACATCATCAGCTGAAGAAGACGAAGCAGAAGCTCCAGCAGCTGAGTAG
- the pth gene encoding aminoacyl-tRNA hydrolase, translating into MSNLFLVVGLGNPGPKYAANRHNVGHMVLDVMAAAAGAKFTAHRTQSVVAEARLGMLPGGAPGPRVILAKPGTYMNVSGGPVSGLANYYGVSPEHIIVVHDELDIPFGTIKAKIGGGEGGHNGLKDITKALGTKDYLRVRTGIGRPPGRMEVADFVLKNFGSAELKELPFLLSDASDCTELIITQGLATAQGKFHTK; encoded by the coding sequence ATGTCTAACCTGTTTTTGGTAGTGGGTCTGGGTAACCCCGGCCCCAAGTATGCGGCCAACCGGCACAACGTTGGGCATATGGTTCTAGACGTCATGGCTGCGGCTGCGGGGGCAAAGTTCACCGCGCACCGTACCCAGTCGGTGGTTGCGGAGGCCAGGTTGGGCATGTTGCCCGGTGGCGCCCCCGGGCCACGCGTGATCCTTGCCAAGCCGGGTACGTACATGAACGTCTCCGGGGGACCGGTCTCCGGTCTGGCCAATTACTACGGTGTATCGCCCGAACACATCATTGTGGTTCATGACGAGTTGGATATTCCATTTGGCACCATCAAGGCCAAGATTGGCGGTGGCGAGGGTGGCCACAATGGTCTCAAGGACATCACCAAGGCTCTGGGCACCAAGGACTACCTGCGGGTGCGGACCGGTATTGGCCGTCCGCCAGGGCGCATGGAGGTGGCAGATTTTGTCCTCAAAAACTTTGGCTCGGCCGAGTTGAAGGAACTTCCGTTCCTCCTTTCCGATGCCTCAGATTGCACCGAGTTGATCATCACGCAGGGGTTGGCTACCGCGCAGGGTAAGTTCCACACCAAGTAG
- a CDS encoding ABC transporter ATP-binding protein, translating into MSTLISLRNISRTVHLADGSPLTILKDVNLEVQRGEYISIVGRSGTGKTTLLNILGLLDNGTTGTYHLDDIDVYKMRERKRTKLRGDTFGFVFQQFNLLPKRNALENVAAPLFYGQGKQFWRRDSIASAGLERVGLFERRDSLPGKLSGGEQQRVAIARALVRNPSVILCDEPTGALDVDTGARVMDLLQEVAQQNNSALIVITHDLSISEKADSQYILNNGALHPVTNAREAFL; encoded by the coding sequence GTGTCGACACTGATATCACTGCGAAATATCTCCCGAACTGTCCACCTAGCTGACGGATCACCACTGACGATCCTCAAAGATGTGAACCTTGAGGTACAGCGCGGAGAGTACATTTCAATCGTGGGAAGGTCCGGAACAGGAAAGACCACCCTATTGAATATTTTGGGGCTGCTCGACAACGGCACCACCGGCACTTACCACCTCGATGACATTGACGTTTATAAGATGCGTGAACGCAAACGCACCAAACTGCGTGGCGATACTTTTGGGTTTGTATTCCAACAGTTCAATCTGCTGCCTAAGCGCAATGCCTTAGAAAACGTTGCCGCGCCACTGTTCTATGGGCAAGGTAAACAGTTCTGGCGCCGAGATTCCATCGCTAGCGCGGGTCTTGAGCGCGTTGGACTGTTTGAACGCAGGGATTCTCTGCCCGGCAAACTGTCCGGTGGTGAACAGCAACGTGTGGCAATCGCCCGCGCGCTGGTGCGGAACCCCTCCGTAATCTTGTGCGATGAACCAACCGGTGCCCTGGACGTTGATACCGGCGCACGCGTCATGGACCTGTTACAAGAAGTTGCCCAACAGAATAACTCTGCGCTGATCGTTATTACTCACGACCTTTCCATCTCAGAGAAGGCTGACTCCCAGTACATTCTCAATAATGGCGCGCTGCACCCGGTAACCAATGCCAGGGAGGCTTTCCTATGA
- the mfd gene encoding transcription-repair coupling factor — translation MNLTGLLPALLNDPAAHAVVDRVRAAGALNVVASVGTRPPLVAAMAGAQVSDEIIPQISKEKSRPVVVVMATGREADEFAAAVRCYLPYNAVAVLPAWETLPHERLSPRADTVARRLAVFRRLSHPTDFGMTAEIRVLVMPVRALLQPIVQGLGDLEPVRLQQGDSADLMAIADDLVAAAYSRVDMVERRGEFAVRGGILDVFPPTENHPLRVEFFGDEVDEIRWFAVADQRSLEVAPEGLWAPPCRELLLTEQVRERAMQLRDRLPGAMELLEKMGQGIAVEGMESLAPALVDDMGPVLDLVPDDTLIVMSDPEKIRRRAQDLVQTTEEFLAAAWTGAAAGGATPLDLSAASFFTLEQMEFLCAQRGLGWWNFAAFGMGESTVAGVDGGADQELSASEILAREEEIFAAQNLDADLGLPDVIRIHARDVESYRGDLERALDDVKSLQRAQWQLVLTTEGPGPAKRMVEQLSQLDTPARLVTGVEAEPEAGIVLVTPALAGPGYVSVDQKFAIFSEADLTGRAGTSTREMRKMPSKRRNTVDPLTLRAGDFIVHESHGVGKFVEMVQRTLGGREAAATREYLVIEYAASKRGQPGDRLYVPTEQLDLITKYTGGESPTLSKMGGADWQKTKSRARKAIKEIASELIRLYSARMATKGFAFSPDTPWQRELEDAFAYIETPDQLATINEVKADMEKELPMDRLVCGDVGYGKTEIAVRAAFKAVQDGKQVAILVPTTLLVQQHYDTFSERYAGFPVTVKGLSRFQTEKESKEIIEDLRSGKVDVVIGTHRLLSGAIHFKDLGLVVIDEEQRFGVEHKETLKQLRTNVDVLAMSATPIPRTLEMAVTGIREMSTLATPPEERHPVLTYVGAYEDKQIVAAVRRELLREGQIFYVHNKVDSINRTAQHLNELVPEARVRVAHGKMNESELEQVIMDFWEKKFDVLISTTIIETGLDIANANTLIVERADRLGLSQLHQLRGRVGRGRDRAYAYFLYPPEKPLTETAHDRLATIAANTDLGSGMAVAMKDLEIRGSGNLLGGEQSGHIAGVGFDLYVRMVSEAVAAFRGEVEEEIPEVSIELPVDAHIPHEYIGHERLRLEAYRKIAGANTQEVLEDIREELLDRYGLLPAEVGNLFEVASFRNFARESGLQDVTVQGKYVRFGPVDLAESATLRLNRLYPGTMMKPAIRVILVPYPMTARLGGKPLRGAEILSWARQLIEGVVNGNVAAAAQIGTTSRS, via the coding sequence ATGAATCTCACGGGACTGCTGCCCGCACTACTGAATGATCCTGCTGCTCACGCCGTAGTTGACCGAGTACGAGCGGCCGGTGCACTCAACGTCGTTGCCAGCGTAGGAACTCGCCCGCCGCTGGTTGCTGCGATGGCCGGCGCACAGGTGAGCGATGAGATCATTCCACAGATCTCCAAGGAGAAGTCCCGCCCCGTGGTGGTGGTTATGGCAACCGGCCGCGAGGCTGACGAGTTCGCTGCTGCGGTGCGCTGCTACCTGCCGTACAACGCGGTTGCGGTCTTGCCCGCATGGGAGACCCTTCCGCATGAGCGGCTCTCTCCGCGTGCAGATACGGTTGCCAGGCGTCTAGCCGTGTTCCGTCGTCTTTCGCACCCGACCGACTTTGGCATGACCGCGGAGATTCGCGTCCTAGTCATGCCCGTGCGCGCACTGTTGCAGCCAATTGTGCAAGGCCTTGGGGACCTGGAACCGGTTCGGCTCCAGCAGGGGGACTCGGCCGACCTCATGGCGATTGCCGATGATCTGGTGGCCGCGGCATACAGCCGGGTGGACATGGTTGAACGTCGCGGTGAGTTTGCGGTGCGCGGCGGAATTCTCGATGTCTTCCCGCCAACCGAGAACCACCCGTTGCGCGTGGAGTTCTTTGGGGACGAAGTTGATGAGATCCGCTGGTTTGCGGTTGCGGACCAACGTTCACTCGAGGTCGCACCGGAAGGTCTTTGGGCTCCACCGTGCCGCGAACTCTTGCTCACCGAGCAGGTACGCGAGCGCGCGATGCAACTGCGGGACCGGCTGCCGGGCGCGATGGAACTGTTAGAAAAAATGGGCCAAGGAATTGCGGTTGAGGGCATGGAATCCTTGGCCCCGGCCCTCGTAGATGACATGGGCCCGGTCCTCGATCTGGTTCCAGATGACACCTTGATAGTCATGTCTGATCCGGAAAAGATTAGGCGCCGTGCGCAAGACCTCGTGCAAACGACCGAGGAGTTTTTAGCAGCTGCTTGGACCGGAGCCGCCGCCGGTGGCGCGACCCCACTGGATTTGTCCGCGGCTTCGTTCTTCACCCTCGAGCAAATGGAATTCCTGTGCGCTCAGCGTGGCCTGGGCTGGTGGAACTTTGCTGCCTTTGGCATGGGGGAGTCAACCGTAGCTGGGGTCGACGGGGGAGCGGACCAAGAACTCAGCGCGTCGGAGATACTGGCCCGAGAAGAAGAAATCTTTGCTGCCCAAAACCTCGACGCAGACCTTGGCTTGCCAGATGTTATCCGCATTCACGCACGAGATGTGGAAAGTTACCGAGGCGACCTTGAACGAGCGCTCGATGATGTGAAGTCGCTGCAACGCGCGCAGTGGCAACTGGTATTGACCACCGAGGGGCCCGGCCCGGCTAAGCGCATGGTTGAGCAGCTTTCGCAGCTTGATACCCCGGCCCGGCTGGTAACGGGGGTTGAGGCAGAACCAGAGGCAGGCATCGTACTTGTCACCCCTGCCCTCGCTGGTCCCGGCTATGTCTCGGTCGACCAAAAGTTCGCCATATTCTCGGAAGCGGATCTGACCGGACGTGCGGGGACGTCGACGCGTGAGATGCGCAAGATGCCGTCCAAACGGCGCAATACCGTTGACCCACTCACCTTGCGGGCCGGGGACTTCATTGTTCATGAGTCGCACGGTGTTGGAAAATTTGTTGAGATGGTTCAGCGCACGCTCGGTGGCAGAGAGGCCGCCGCAACGCGCGAGTACCTAGTGATTGAGTACGCGGCGTCCAAGCGTGGCCAGCCGGGTGACCGGCTCTACGTGCCCACTGAGCAGCTTGACCTGATCACCAAGTACACCGGTGGGGAGTCCCCAACCCTGTCCAAGATGGGCGGCGCGGACTGGCAGAAGACCAAGTCGCGGGCCCGCAAGGCGATCAAGGAGATTGCCTCCGAGCTCATCCGGTTGTACTCGGCGCGGATGGCAACCAAGGGGTTCGCGTTTAGTCCGGATACGCCGTGGCAGCGCGAGCTTGAGGATGCGTTTGCGTACATTGAAACCCCAGACCAGTTGGCCACGATCAACGAGGTTAAGGCGGACATGGAAAAGGAACTGCCCATGGACCGGTTGGTCTGTGGCGACGTGGGCTATGGCAAGACCGAGATCGCTGTGCGGGCCGCGTTCAAGGCGGTCCAAGACGGCAAACAGGTGGCCATCCTGGTGCCTACAACTCTTCTGGTTCAGCAGCACTATGACACCTTCTCCGAGCGTTACGCCGGGTTCCCCGTGACGGTTAAGGGGCTTTCGCGGTTCCAGACGGAGAAGGAATCCAAGGAGATTATTGAAGACCTGCGCTCCGGCAAGGTTGATGTGGTCATTGGAACCCACCGGTTGCTCTCTGGGGCAATACACTTTAAGGACCTTGGCCTCGTGGTGATCGATGAGGAGCAGCGCTTTGGTGTTGAGCACAAGGAAACCCTGAAGCAGCTGCGCACCAATGTGGATGTGTTGGCCATGAGCGCAACCCCGATTCCGCGCACCCTTGAGATGGCTGTTACCGGAATTCGAGAGATGTCCACGCTGGCCACCCCTCCGGAGGAACGCCACCCCGTGCTGACGTACGTGGGCGCCTACGAGGATAAGCAGATTGTTGCTGCCGTCCGCCGCGAGTTGCTGCGCGAGGGGCAGATCTTCTACGTGCACAACAAGGTGGACTCGATTAACCGGACGGCTCAGCACCTCAATGAGTTGGTGCCCGAGGCGCGGGTGCGGGTGGCGCACGGAAAGATGAATGAGTCTGAGCTTGAGCAGGTGATTATGGACTTCTGGGAGAAGAAGTTCGACGTCCTGATCTCAACCACGATCATTGAGACCGGCTTGGACATTGCTAATGCGAACACCTTGATTGTGGAACGTGCCGACCGCCTGGGCTTGTCGCAGCTGCACCAGTTGCGCGGCCGGGTTGGCCGTGGGCGGGACCGGGCTTATGCCTACTTCCTGTACCCGCCAGAAAAGCCTTTGACCGAGACGGCCCACGACCGGCTGGCCACGATTGCGGCGAACACCGACCTAGGGTCTGGAATGGCCGTTGCCATGAAGGACCTTGAGATTCGCGGGTCAGGGAACCTGCTTGGTGGGGAACAATCCGGGCACATCGCTGGTGTCGGTTTTGACCTGTACGTACGCATGGTCTCCGAGGCGGTTGCGGCCTTCCGCGGAGAAGTCGAGGAGGAGATCCCCGAGGTTTCGATCGAGCTTCCCGTCGATGCTCACATCCCACACGAGTACATTGGGCACGAGCGCCTGCGCCTCGAGGCGTACCGCAAGATTGCCGGGGCCAACACGCAAGAGGTTCTTGAGGACATCCGTGAGGAACTGCTGGACCGGTACGGGCTGTTGCCAGCCGAGGTTGGCAATCTGTTTGAGGTGGCCTCATTCCGCAACTTTGCACGTGAGTCTGGGCTGCAGGATGTCACCGTGCAGGGCAAGTATGTTCGTTTTGGGCCGGTCGATTTGGCCGAATCCGCCACGCTGCGGCTGAACCGGTTGTACCCGGGCACCATGATGAAGCCGGCAATCCGGGTCATCTTGGTTCCGTACCCAATGACCGCGCGCCTTGGCGGCAAACCACTGCGCGGGGCAGAAATTCTCAGCTGGGCGCGGCAGTTGATCGAAGGCGTGGTCAACGGCAACGTCGCTGCTGCGGCTCAGATTGGCACAACCTCCCGCTCCTGA
- a CDS encoding DUF559 domain-containing protein, with the protein MTNRHPPSWRPRISARQAGAFTRAQAIAEGLNKRQVAYRLESGIFCKVAGIGLRHRQDPVTPAMLAHAAHLTWPDTVLAGPTAAMVLGAPLRLHNAHVISQFRRKPQMHLIPHEFKILPWERDSWRGLPITTLSRSLIDAFVVLPKQDAQALFVWAHTHDRIDTADLELHLEHFPGRWGNTRLRQFLAQAHTGVMSPAEALAHDILRRSNLTGWKPDVTIRDGLGIIARVDVLFPTERVVVEIDGRRFHGSDRFQADRTRDNRLQNAGYLVLRFTWQDLTTRQGMVITQIRQALAQRTPGFRA; encoded by the coding sequence ATGACTAACAGGCATCCTCCATCGTGGCGCCCTAGGATTTCAGCCCGGCAGGCGGGAGCGTTCACCCGTGCCCAAGCTATTGCTGAGGGGCTCAACAAACGGCAAGTAGCGTACCGGCTAGAGTCAGGCATCTTCTGCAAGGTCGCTGGCATAGGACTCAGGCATCGGCAAGATCCAGTGACCCCCGCGATGCTTGCCCACGCGGCGCATCTGACTTGGCCGGATACTGTGTTGGCTGGACCTACCGCTGCCATGGTCTTGGGAGCGCCCCTTAGACTTCACAACGCCCATGTTATTAGCCAGTTTCGCCGTAAGCCTCAGATGCATTTGATTCCACACGAGTTCAAGATTCTGCCTTGGGAGCGTGATAGTTGGCGCGGTCTGCCCATCACCACACTCTCAAGAAGCTTGATCGACGCTTTTGTAGTCCTGCCAAAACAAGACGCCCAAGCATTGTTCGTTTGGGCCCACACGCACGATCGTATTGATACCGCTGACTTGGAACTCCACCTCGAACACTTTCCAGGTAGGTGGGGAAACACGCGGTTACGGCAGTTCTTAGCCCAGGCCCACACCGGAGTCATGAGTCCAGCAGAAGCATTGGCCCATGACATCCTTAGGCGTTCCAACCTAACCGGCTGGAAACCAGACGTCACGATCAGGGACGGTCTTGGGATCATCGCCCGGGTGGATGTCCTCTTTCCTACCGAGCGCGTGGTTGTTGAGATTGATGGCCGCAGATTCCATGGCTCAGACAGATTCCAGGCTGATCGGACTAGGGATAACCGGTTGCAGAACGCCGGTTACTTGGTATTACGCTTCACTTGGCAAGACCTCACCACCCGCCAGGGCATGGTCATTACCCAGATCAGGCAAGCATTGGCCCAACGCACACCGGGTTTCAGAGCCTAG